The genomic region CACGGGGTCTTTAACGTGTACACAAACCGCGACTTCAGTGTCTACTGTCAACAAGAGGAAACAATTCTCCAGCTGCTATACTTGTAATCATTATGAATTTTAGTGGTACGTTAATTGCTTCTCTCTCATCGTAACCACTGAAGGAGTGTGCGCTATGATGCGTAAGATGTTGATGACATGTGTGGCCTTGGGATTAGTTGCTTGTGGGTCGCAAGCGCAAGCACCGGGTGAAGAAATTCGCTCTGAAAAATTCCGAAATACCGAACCTCTTGTCTCTGAAGAAGAGGTAAACGACCTGGTCATCGATAATAACAATTTCGGATGGGATATCTATCGCGCAACGCTTGCGGGAGATCCGGTGAACATAGTCTTTTCACCGTACAGCATCTCGTCAGCCTTTGGGATGCTCTACGCGGGTGCAGCAGGCGATACCCAGTCAGATATGGCCGACGGCTTTCGATTTGGTGGAAGAGAAGTCTCCAGTTTCCATGATTCAATGAACGCCATCGAACTGGCGTTACCCGAGAGTGATGAGTGGGGAACGTTAAGAGTTGCCAACGATATTTGGGTGCAAACGGGATTTGAGCCAAAGAGCGCATATCTGGATACATTGGCGGAGAGTTATGGTGCAGGAATGCATGGACTCGACTTTGCGACTGATGCAAGTGGTGCGACCGAGTTGATCAATGGCTATATCTCTGATGTCACAGAAACCAAGATTCCTAAAATTTTCGAGGAAGGTTCCCTCAACGCGAGCACAGTTTTGGCATTGACCAATGCTATTTATTTTAAGGCCAGCTGGAAAGACGAGTTTAAACCTGAAGACACCAGACCCATGGACTTTAACCTCCTCGATGGAACTCAAATTGAAACCAGTATGATGTACTCGAAAGAATCATACTATTATGGTGAGGAAGCGGGCAGTTACCGCGCGATTGAGATCCCATATAAGAATGAAGATTTGGCAATGCTCGTGGTTATGCCTGACGCTGGGACCTTGGCTGACTTTGAATCAGCGATGGACGCCAATGGGATTGCTGCAATCGCCGGTTCGATGACTTCACAGGAAGTGAGTTTAGATTTCCCCTCCTTTGAACTGAATACAAACCTCGTTGCATTGAAAGACGATTTAGAAACAATGGGTTTGGGTTCGATGTTTGACCCCGGGCAGGCCGATTTTTCTGGAATCGCTGATATGAATCTTTTTGTGCAAACCGTTGCTCACAAGGCTTATATTCTCGTGAACGAAGAAGGGACGGAAGCGGCTGCTGCAACGGGAGTTGGTGTGGGTATGACATCCGCCCCGATGGACCCGGTGTCTTTAACGGTCGATAAGCCGTTCCTCTATTTTATCAGGCATCTTCCTACTGGTAACTGTCTCTTTATGGGACGAGTGGTAAACCCTACTGTCGAGTAGCGTTTCTACCTAGTAGGTTTAGTTTGTTCTTTGGAGAAGTGGCCGCGCAAAGAGTTGAGTCAAAGCCCGGCGAGTTCTGCGATGTATCCAATGATCAGCTCTGCTTCAGTATCGGATAATTCCTCTT from Deltaproteobacteria bacterium harbors:
- a CDS encoding serpin family protein; translated protein: MMRKMLMTCVALGLVACGSQAQAPGEEIRSEKFRNTEPLVSEEEVNDLVIDNNNFGWDIYRATLAGDPVNIVFSPYSISSAFGMLYAGAAGDTQSDMADGFRFGGREVSSFHDSMNAIELALPESDEWGTLRVANDIWVQTGFEPKSAYLDTLAESYGAGMHGLDFATDASGATELINGYISDVTETKIPKIFEEGSLNASTVLALTNAIYFKASWKDEFKPEDTRPMDFNLLDGTQIETSMMYSKESYYYGEEAGSYRAIEIPYKNEDLAMLVVMPDAGTLADFESAMDANGIAAIAGSMTSQEVSLDFPSFELNTNLVALKDDLETMGLGSMFDPGQADFSGIADMNLFVQTVAHKAYILVNEEGTEAAAATGVGVGMTSAPMDPVSLTVDKPFLYFIRHLPTGNCLFMGRVVNPTVE